The DNA window GTATTCGTCGCAGAACTCGAACCAACTGTAGTTGTCGTGATGGAACAACCAGCCGACGTGCCGGTCATACAACCAGACAGCGAGCCGCGTTGTATCACTCATCGAGGCCCCAGTCGGGTTCGTCGATTTCTTTCGGGTCGTCGAGCCAGGCGTCGGAGTCCTGATCGTCTGGGTCGGCTCCTGAATCGTCGGGCTGTGAGCCCAATTCGGATTCCAGATCGTCTAGTACCAGATGATCCAGAGGCGGAGTGTCTTCGTATCCGTATTCCAAGCGCTGATGCATAAAGCTGTCGACTCGGTCGCGCAGGGCTTCGACGCGGTGCCGCGTGAATTCCCACGCCTTGCCTTCGGCCAGCCAAGTGGCGATGTCAGGGTCGATGACGTGCGACTCCAGGGCGCGGTTCCACTCCGTTTCGGTGACCCCGAGGGGCCGTTCGGCGAGGATCGCGGGTACTTCCGAAGGAGCCGCTTCCAGGCCCGGGACCAGCAGCCACCGTGCGGCCCAGTCCGATTTCGACGCTGTGGCCACCACCGATCGCGGCACCACCGCGGTAAGGGCCGGGCGCGGCGTCTGTGCCTCGCCGAGGGCGTCGACCAGGTCGTTGAGGTCAAGTCGCCGAGCGTCGCGCAGCGAGCGAGGGTTCTTGGACCACAGCACGCACGCGATGATTTTGCCGCTGGCGTGATTGGTGCGGAAGTGATAAGCGCTGGGCCAGTTGATTTTCTCGGAGGGAACAGCATCGAGCAGCCCCGTCAGCGTCGCATCCAGATCGCCGGGGACCACTAGCGCGCACAACGTCCTGGTCGTTCCGGCCACGCCGCCGGGAAATAGGGTCGTCCCTGCCGCCGCGGCCCGCCAATACCAGCGGCGCAACAGTTGGGTTTGCCGGTCGTCGAGTTCTGGGTGATGGCCGAATACCCTGGTCAGCACCACCAGGAGATGTCGGTAGGGCAAGAATGCGAAATGTGGTGTGTCCGCGTGCAACTGGAGAAACTCTACGGCGCGATCCAATGCTGATTGCGCCTCGCGATAGGCCGTTTCAGCATCCTCACCGGGGAACTCGCCGGAGCGGCGGTCGGCGAATTCGGTGCGCATCTCGCGCGTCACATCGGGCCCGCGCCGGGCAAGGACGGCCTTGAAGATGGTGTTGCCGTCAACCACCCCGAAGTCCAGATCGGCGGAGATATGACCGATGATGTCCTCGATCGCGGTCGATGCGCTACGCCCGGTTCCGGTCGGTACCGGATGCAGGGCGGTGAACACCTCGGCGCGGGTGAGGCGTTTGCCGTAGCTGTTGAGGCGATCGAAGATGTCGCGCAACACTGACTCGTCCTGCGTTTCCACGACCGATGCCGGGATCTTGAACTGGCGAATCTTTGTCGCCGCCACGGTGGCAGCGTCGAAGTACTGCATGGCGTCGGGAAAGTCGCGGAACCAGGCCATCAGCTGCGGGAGGTCGAACAGCAACGGTAGCGGAATGGTGAAGGGGCGGGCGCCCGCGGTCGGCACGATCTGCCCTGTTACCGGGTCGAAACTGAGTGCGAATCGCTCATCACCCACTGACGCCGCGGATAGCGCGTTCGCCAGTGTGGTGACTCGTTGTTGGCCGTCCACCACCCACAGCGCGTTATCCATCTGGGGTGCGTCGATGCGCAGCGCGCCGAGTGTGATGTGCGCGGCGTCCGCCGGTCGAGCCCACAGCAGCAGGCTGCCGAGCGGATAGCCTCGGATAATGCTGTCGAACAGGCGGCGCGCGTCCTCTATGCCCCAGCGGAACGGGCGTTGGAATTCCGGAATTCGAATCTTCCCGTCGCGCACCATCGTCACAATGGCCTCGACCTCGAAAACGTGTGCGGTCGGTGTCGTGCCCAGACTCATAGTCATCGTCAGCCCTTCTCCTCACCCCGCCAGCCGAACGTATCGCACCTGACAGAACGTTTCCGTGGTCGGACCGCGGCTGTTTCGCTGGTAGGAACCAACTTATCAATGACTGTCAGCACTGCTGCCGCACCGCACCGCTGGGGTCGGCTCGATGTTCCGGCTTCTACTAAGTAGCGCGGCAGCTCGGGCGGAGGGGTCACTGCGGGCGCAGGATGGTGCGCATCCAGTCGAGGGTGTGGTGTAGGCCGTCGGGTAGGGGGGTGGTGGGTTGCCAGCCCAGGAGGGCTCGCGCGTGAGTGAGATCCGGGCTCCGTGCGGTGACCTCGGTAGTGCGGGCGGGGGCGACCTCGAGCCAGCCGCTGCCCGCGAAATCGATGACCGTACGCGCGAACTCGGCTAGGGTGACCACGTTCGGGCCGCCGATATCGACCGGCCCGGACGCTTCGCTGTCGAGCATCGCGACCATGGCCTCGATCGTATCGGCCACGTAGACGAATGATCGCGTGTCACCGTCGATGACCTGCAGGGTCTGATCGCGCAGAGCGGCAGCGCAGCACGAGGCCGTGACGCGGCCGTCGCCCGGCCACAGGTGTGGACCGTACACCTCGAAGGGCCGGACGATGCCTACGTTCGCGCCTCGATAGTGGCGGGCGACGGCCTCGGTGACGTGGCTACCCGCAGTGTGCGCGCCGAAAATGCTTGCCGGGCCGATGTTTCCGAGGTGCGGTCGGTGTGGCGGCCCGAGGTTCGATTCGCTGTAGATCTCGGACCCGGACGCCACGACGATGCGGGCGCCGCAACTCTTGGCCAGGTCGAGCGCGGCCAGGGTGCCGGTCGACGCCGCCCGGAGGATATCGACCGGCCACCGGGCGGTGGCTTTCGGGCCGCCCGGGCACGCGAGATGCGCGATGTGCGTGACGGCGGCGAGGTCGGCGAACGCGCCAGGCGCGGTCACATCGGCGGTACGGAGGGTGAATCGTGGGTGTGCCGTGAGGTTTTCGACGGTGGCCATTCGGCCGGTGCTCAGGTTGTCGATCGCGGTGACCCGATACCCGCGCTCGAGCAGCACGCGGCACAGGTGGGAGCCAAGGAAACCGGCGCCCCCGGTGACGACAATGTGGTTCACGACGGCATCTCCCATGGGCGGCGTCCGCGTGCGGAGTCGGGTGTGATGTGTCCGGCTGCGACCAGCGTGGCGAACGCGGCACGCTTTCGGGCGCAGTCGTGTTCGCGGTGCAGTCGCATCGCGCGATGGGCATCGTCGAGCGTCAACGGTGGGGAGGGCAGGTCACATGTCCACGCCGCCGGCCACTGGACCGGACGCAAGGCGCAGCGCGCTCGGACCGGACGGCGTGCGGGAGCTGGGCGGCGCGGCCGGTCGACTGGCCACACGCACCCCAGGGCGATCACCGCGATAACGCATCCGGCGAGTACCGCAAACACACTCGACACCACGTGCCACGGGGCCACGGCCACTCACCCCTCCCGGCTGTCGCCCGAGCGCGGGCGCATATCGCACGCCAGCTCGCGCAGTCCGTCCAGAACCTGGTGCAAGGTCACGGGTTCCGGTGCGCCGCAGGGAAATAGTGCACCGGCGGTGGGACCCGGCGGTGGCGGGGATGACGCAGGGGCGGTGGGAAATTCGATGCCACGCCGATGCGCGCGCTCGCGCGGACTCAACGTCTGCGGCGCGATCCGGCCGTAATACACGAGTGTGCGGTAGGCGACCCACTTCCACGCGCAGCGGTGGATCCGGCACTCCCGGTGCCGCCGCATCAGCCGATGGGCCAAGTCGATTTCGGCACTGCCGCAGATGCTCGGCGGGGTGCGGATCGACTCCGCGCTCACCAGGGCGCCAAGTCTTTCCGGCTCGAGGTGACCGTCGTCGCCTGGGACGGGCCGAAGGCCACCTTCGGTCGACCAATGCTGGGGTTGACTCGGGGAACTCATCGCGCGGCCCCCGCCTCGACGCCCGGCGCGGGCTGCGCACTGCGCACCCACGTGCTCGGCGGGGAAACCGTTTCCAGGTCGCACCCCGCATCGCAGACCAGGGCGGGCTGGTCGTTCACCTGCGCCAGATCGAAGACGACGATGACCTCGACGCCGAGCCCGGCGGCGATGCCGAGGGCGTACCCGATCGGGTCCGGATCGTCGGCCGGTGGGCGAACCGTGTACACGTACCGGTAGCCCAATGCGCAGGCGTGCCGGTGTATTTCGTTGGCATGGCGAGGCGCGTGCAGCCCGGAGACATCCGCGCGGATGAACCCGATGGCTTTCGGCCTGCCGGTGGTTGGTGGCGGTTCGATAGCTTGCGTGTGTGGCATGAGACTCCCCGGAACCTGTCGATGTGCGAGATCTGCTGAGGCGTCCGGGGAACGGGCAACAACGAATCAGCACGGTTGCCAGGTCGGCTCGCGAGGGTGGTGCCGAGCCGAGAGGCATACCGCCGATGTTGTTGCAGTTCCGACAGATTCGGGTGT is part of the Nocardia sp. NBC_00565 genome and encodes:
- a CDS encoding DUF262 domain-containing protein; amino-acid sequence: MTMSLGTTPTAHVFEVEAIVTMVRDGKIRIPEFQRPFRWGIEDARRLFDSIIRGYPLGSLLLWARPADAAHITLGALRIDAPQMDNALWVVDGQQRVTTLANALSAASVGDERFALSFDPVTGQIVPTAGARPFTIPLPLLFDLPQLMAWFRDFPDAMQYFDAATVAATKIRQFKIPASVVETQDESVLRDIFDRLNSYGKRLTRAEVFTALHPVPTGTGRSASTAIEDIIGHISADLDFGVVDGNTIFKAVLARRGPDVTREMRTEFADRRSGEFPGEDAETAYREAQSALDRAVEFLQLHADTPHFAFLPYRHLLVVLTRVFGHHPELDDRQTQLLRRWYWRAAAAGTTLFPGGVAGTTRTLCALVVPGDLDATLTGLLDAVPSEKINWPSAYHFRTNHASGKIIACVLWSKNPRSLRDARRLDLNDLVDALGEAQTPRPALTAVVPRSVVATASKSDWAARWLLVPGLEAAPSEVPAILAERPLGVTETEWNRALESHVIDPDIATWLAEGKAWEFTRHRVEALRDRVDSFMHQRLEYGYEDTPPLDHLVLDDLESELGSQPDDSGADPDDQDSDAWLDDPKEIDEPDWGLDE
- a CDS encoding NAD-dependent epimerase/dehydratase family protein; this encodes MNHIVVTGGAGFLGSHLCRVLLERGYRVTAIDNLSTGRMATVENLTAHPRFTLRTADVTAPGAFADLAAVTHIAHLACPGGPKATARWPVDILRAASTGTLAALDLAKSCGARIVVASGSEIYSESNLGPPHRPHLGNIGPASIFGAHTAGSHVTEAVARHYRGANVGIVRPFEVYGPHLWPGDGRVTASCCAAALRDQTLQVIDGDTRSFVYVADTIEAMVAMLDSEASGPVDIGGPNVVTLAEFARTVIDFAGSGWLEVAPARTTEVTARSPDLTHARALLGWQPTTPLPDGLHHTLDWMRTILRPQ